From Actinoplanes oblitus, a single genomic window includes:
- a CDS encoding PLD nuclease N-terminal domain-containing protein — protein MFDDNGSFLLATLEFFIFLAWFMCLFWIFGDLFRSKDLGGWGKTLWTLFLIFLPVIAMLVYLIARGNGMTERAMAHQVELQQRQEAYIRQVSTATPARDSGAAGEIAAAKELLDAGTISAAEFEQLKSSALRKTPATA, from the coding sequence ATGTTCGATGACAACGGATCGTTCCTGCTGGCAACACTGGAGTTCTTCATCTTCCTGGCCTGGTTCATGTGCCTGTTCTGGATCTTCGGCGACCTGTTCCGGAGCAAGGACCTGGGCGGCTGGGGAAAGACCCTCTGGACCCTCTTCCTGATCTTCCTGCCGGTGATCGCGATGCTGGTCTACCTGATCGCCCGCGGCAACGGCATGACCGAACGCGCGATGGCGCACCAGGTTGAGCTGCAGCAGCGGCAGGAGGCCTACATCCGCCAGGTCTCCACCGCCACCCCGGCCCGTGACTCCGGCGCGGCCGGCGAGATCGCGGCGGCCAAGGAACTGCTCGACGCGGGCACCATCAGCGCCGCCGAGTTCGAGCAGCTCAAGAGCAGCGCCCTGCGGAAGACCCCGGCAACCGCCTGA
- a CDS encoding nucleotide pyrophosphohydrolase — MSSVAELTERVRAFAHERDWQQFHTPKNLAMALAGEVGELLAELQWLTPEQSARVMADPLLGPRVRAEIGDVTIYLVRLADVLGIDLVQAATEKLAESATRYTVEAARGRADKIKDV, encoded by the coding sequence GTGTCGAGCGTCGCGGAACTGACCGAGCGGGTGCGCGCCTTCGCGCACGAGCGGGACTGGCAGCAGTTCCACACCCCGAAGAACCTGGCGATGGCCCTGGCCGGCGAGGTCGGCGAGTTGCTGGCCGAGCTGCAGTGGCTGACACCCGAGCAGTCGGCGCGGGTGATGGCCGATCCGCTGCTCGGGCCGCGGGTGCGCGCCGAGATCGGCGACGTCACCATCTATCTGGTGCGGCTGGCCGACGTCCTGGGGATCGACCTGGTCCAGGCCGCCACCGAGAAACTGGCCGAGTCCGCCACCCGCTACACCGTCGAGGCCGCCCGGGGCCGGGCCGACAAGATCAAAGACGTTTGA